Proteins found in one Buchnera aphidicola str. G002 (Myzus persicae) genomic segment:
- the trmD gene encoding tRNA (guanosine(37)-N1)-methyltransferase TrmD, whose product MKNKYDKTLIWFKIITIFPEMFRAITDYGVIGKAIKKNIINIDFLNPRNFTNNKYRSIDDRPYGGGPGMLMSVEPLYLSIQHAKSTLKDAFVIYLSPQGKQLEQNCIQKLIDKKKIILICGRYEGIDQRIIDSQVNEEWSIGNYILTGGELAAMIMIDSISRLIPGVIKKKQSLEQDSFSNNLLDYPNYTRPRIIYNMSVPKILLSGNHDKIRLWRLKQSLGNTWIKRPDLLKKNFLTKEETILLNEFKKKHK is encoded by the coding sequence ATGAAAAACAAATATGATAAAACTTTAATATGGTTTAAAATTATTACTATTTTTCCGGAAATGTTTCGTGCTATTACTGATTATGGCGTCATTGGAAAAGCGATCAAAAAAAACATTATTAACATTGATTTTTTAAATCCCAGAAATTTTACTAATAATAAGTATAGATCTATAGATGACCGTCCTTATGGAGGAGGACCAGGTATGTTGATGAGTGTCGAACCATTATATTTATCTATTCAACATGCTAAATCTACATTAAAAGATGCTTTTGTAATTTACTTATCTCCTCAAGGAAAACAATTAGAACAAAATTGTATACAAAAATTAATTGATAAAAAAAAAATTATACTTATATGTGGCCGATATGAAGGAATAGATCAAAGAATTATTGACAGCCAAGTTAATGAAGAATGGTCAATTGGAAATTATATACTTACTGGAGGAGAACTTGCTGCTATGATTATGATTGATTCAATTTCTAGATTAATTCCAGGTGTTATCAAAAAAAAACAATCATTAGAACAAGATTCTTTTTCTAATAATTTACTTGATTATCCAAATTATACTCGACCAAGAATAATTTATAATATGTCTGTTCCTAAAATATTGTTATCTGGAAATCATGATAAAATTCGACTTTGGCGTTTAAAACAGTCACTAGGAAACACTTGGATCAAACGACCTGATCTTTTAAAAAAAAATTTTTTAACTAAAGAAGAAACAATACTATTAAATGAATTCAAAAAAAAACATAAATAA
- the fis gene encoding DNA-binding transcriptional regulator Fis: MLEETLNTEFFVVSSISSQNKIIKKPLRESVRQSLKHFLLNLNGKNIDNLYSLALSELEQPLLDMIMQHTRGNQTRAALMMGINRSTLRKKLKKYGMN, translated from the coding sequence ATGTTAGAAGAAACCTTAAATACTGAATTTTTTGTTGTATCTAGTATAAGTTCTCAAAATAAAATTATAAAGAAACCTTTACGTGAATCAGTTAGACAATCTTTAAAACATTTTTTATTAAATTTAAATGGAAAAAATATTGATAATTTATATTCATTAGCTTTATCTGAATTAGAACAACCATTATTAGACATGATTATGCAACATACTCGAGGAAATCAGACACGTGCAGCTTTAATGATGGGGATTAATCGAAGTACATTACGAAAAAAATTAAAAAAATATGGTATGAACTAA
- the rluD gene encoding 23S rRNA pseudouridine(1911/1915/1917) synthase RluD, whose amino-acid sequence MKKIELSTIVSSIALSGKRLDQVLTHLFKQYSRSYLKQLILKNKVFVDKNIINQPDKKIFGGEIISIYPDSKELFLHLAENISLNIIYEDCDIIIINKPAGLVVHPGAGNHKGTILNALLYRYQNIQHLPRAGIVHRLDKDTSGLMVIAKNLISYNYLLKLLKKRKITRKYQGIVKGNMISGGTINAPIIRHNVKRTCMMVHSLGKKSITHYKIINRFRFHTHITIRLETGRTHQIRVHMLHIRHPLVGDPIYGGMNQKIDNIKNKNINKIVQFPRQALHATHISFHHPITKNLMSWSVPLPEDIKELLTYITNI is encoded by the coding sequence TTGAAAAAAATAGAATTAAGTACGATTGTATCTTCTATTGCTTTATCAGGAAAAAGATTAGATCAAGTATTAACTCATTTGTTCAAGCAATATTCTCGTTCTTATTTAAAACAGTTAATTCTTAAAAATAAAGTATTTGTTGATAAAAATATAATTAATCAGCCTGATAAAAAAATATTCGGAGGAGAAATTATTAGTATTTATCCCGATTCGAAAGAACTTTTTCTTCATTTAGCTGAAAATATTTCTTTAAATATTATTTACGAAGATTGTGACATAATTATTATTAATAAACCTGCTGGTTTAGTCGTTCATCCTGGTGCGGGGAATCATAAAGGAACTATTTTAAATGCATTATTATATCGTTATCAAAATATTCAGCATTTGCCTCGTGCAGGCATTGTACATCGTTTAGATAAAGATACCAGTGGCTTAATGGTAATTGCAAAAAATTTGATATCTTATAATTATTTGTTAAAATTATTGAAAAAAAGAAAGATTACTCGAAAATATCAAGGCATCGTAAAAGGAAATATGATTTCAGGTGGTACTATCAATGCTCCCATAATACGTCATAATGTTAAAAGAACATGTATGATGGTACATAGTTTAGGTAAAAAATCTATTACTCATTATAAAATAATAAATCGTTTTAGATTTCATACGCATATAACGATAAGATTAGAAACAGGACGTACACATCAGATTCGTGTACACATGTTACATATTAGACATCCGTTAGTTGGCGATCCTATTTATGGTGGAATGAACCAGAAGATTGATAATATAAAAAATAAAAATATAAATAAAATAGTTCAATTTCCGCGTCAGGCATTACATGCTACTCATATTTCTTTTCATCATCCTATTACTAAAAACTTAATGTCTTGGTCAGTACCTCTTCCTGAAGATATAAAAGAACTTCTAACATATATTACAAATATATAA
- the tldD gene encoding metalloprotease TldD, giving the protein MTFELVTEALLTTNKINHQDLFVSLEELCTRKLDYADLYFQSNLHESWSLENRIIKEGNYHADQGVGVRAIQGQTTGFAYADQISIDSLRKSINVAGSFISIKEKVKTKILLEKKIKPFYNFKNPLEMFSYREKSDLLYRADHIARSVDHRVIEVNATLTGSYEQILIASTDGDLATDIRPLVHFSVSVIVEDHGRREKGRSGGGNRTDYSFFLKKDDFSKEIRIDYWSREAVRIALLNLSSKEAPSGTFPVVLGPGWPGVLLHEAVGHGLEGDFNRRGTSIFTNMIGKKVASELCTIIDDGTIKDQRGSLSIDDEGTPGQYNILIEDGILKKYMQDKLNARLMGTQSTGNGRRESYSYLPIPRMTNTYMLSGKSKIDDIINSVDYGIYAINFSGGQVDITSGNFVFSTSEAYLIKKGKISTPIKNITLIGSGLEVMKKISMVGDDLKMDQGMGFCGKDGQNIPVGIGQPSIKLDSLTVGGTTV; this is encoded by the coding sequence ATGACATTTGAATTAGTTACTGAAGCTTTATTAACTACTAATAAAATAAATCATCAAGATCTTTTCGTCTCTTTAGAAGAATTATGTACACGTAAGTTAGATTATGCAGATCTATACTTTCAATCTAATCTTCATGAATCTTGGTCATTAGAAAATAGAATTATAAAAGAAGGTAATTATCATGCAGATCAAGGGGTAGGTGTTAGAGCTATACAAGGACAAACAACAGGATTCGCATATGCAGATCAAATATCGATAGATTCTCTAAGAAAAAGTATCAACGTAGCAGGCAGTTTTATTTCTATTAAAGAAAAAGTAAAGACAAAAATATTACTCGAAAAAAAAATAAAACCATTTTATAATTTTAAAAATCCTTTAGAAATGTTCTCTTACAGAGAAAAAAGTGATTTATTATATAGAGCAGATCATATAGCACGTAGTGTTGATCATCGTGTAATAGAAGTCAACGCAACTTTAACAGGTTCTTATGAACAAATATTAATAGCTTCTACTGATGGAGATTTAGCAACTGATATCAGACCTTTAGTTCATTTCTCTGTTAGTGTAATAGTTGAAGATCATGGAAGAAGAGAAAAAGGACGAAGTGGTGGAGGAAATCGCACTGATTATAGTTTTTTTCTAAAAAAAGATGATTTTTCAAAAGAGATTAGGATTGATTATTGGTCAAGAGAAGCAGTCCGTATAGCTTTATTAAACTTATCTTCAAAAGAAGCTCCTTCAGGAACTTTTCCAGTAGTTTTAGGTCCTGGATGGCCAGGTGTTTTATTGCATGAAGCGGTTGGACACGGCTTGGAAGGTGATTTTAATAGAAGAGGAACATCAATATTTACTAATATGATTGGGAAAAAAGTTGCATCTGAATTATGTACTATTATTGATGACGGAACCATAAAAGATCAACGCGGATCCTTAAGTATTGATGATGAAGGTACTCCTGGTCAGTATAATATTTTAATTGAAGACGGAATCTTAAAAAAATATATGCAAGATAAACTCAATGCACGTTTGATGGGAACTCAGTCTACTGGGAATGGACGTCGTGAATCTTACTCATATTTACCTATTCCTAGAATGACTAATACCTATATGTTATCTGGTAAGTCTAAAATAGATGATATAATTAACAGTGTTGACTATGGAATATATGCTATAAATTTTTCTGGAGGTCAAGTGGACATTACTTCTGGAAATTTTGTATTTTCTACTTCTGAGGCCTATTTAATTAAGAAAGGAAAAATTTCTACACCAATTAAAAATATAACATTAATAGGATCTGGTTTAGAAGTTATGAAAAAAATATCCATGGTGGGTGATGATTTAAAAATGGATCAAGGAATGGGATTTTGTGGTAAAGATGGTCAAAATATTCCGGTGGGAATTGGACAGCCATCTATAAAATTAGATAGTTTAACTGTAGGCGGAACAACTGTTTAA
- the aroQ gene encoding type II 3-dehydroquinate dehydratase, which yields MKNIKNVLVINGPNLNLLGTRETKFYGNISLTHLINDLQIKAKKLNMTLDHVQSNAEHVLIDTIHNSKDNVHYIIINPAAFTHTSIAIRDALIGVNIPFIEVHISNIYSREDFRSHSWLSDISQGVICGLGLDGYYWALKTISNRLI from the coding sequence ATGAAAAATATTAAAAATGTATTAGTAATCAATGGACCGAATTTAAATCTTTTAGGAACAAGAGAAACTAAATTTTATGGCAACATTAGTTTAACTCATTTAATCAACGATTTACAAATAAAAGCTAAAAAGCTTAATATGACATTAGATCATGTACAGTCAAATGCAGAACATGTTTTAATTGATACAATTCACAATTCAAAAGATAATGTTCATTATATTATCATTAATCCAGCAGCATTTACACATACTAGCATAGCGATAAGAGATGCTTTGATCGGAGTTAATATTCCTTTTATTGAAGTTCATATTTCAAATATTTATTCTAGAGAAGATTTTCGTTCTCATTCTTGGTTATCAGATATTTCTCAAGGTGTAATTTGTGGACTAGGACTTGATGGTTACTATTGGGCATTAAAAACCATATCAAATAGACTAATCTGA
- the rimM gene encoding ribosome maturation factor RimM (Essential for efficient processing of 16S rRNA) yields the protein MIIISIKKPIAPLLIGKVGKAYGILGWMTIFSFTEEKEKIFNYQPWFFFKKKWLKVQLNKWKKHNKNFIIHIKGISNRSEARELTNSDIIINKDVLPVLKKNEYYWNDIINYKVFNLNQIYLGRVINLIRTKHNDILIVENSLKTLKKNIFIPFIDKKIIKNINTNYKFITVQWN from the coding sequence ATTATAATTATTAGTATAAAGAAACCAATTGCACCATTGTTAATAGGAAAAGTAGGAAAAGCTTATGGAATACTAGGCTGGATGACTATTTTTTCTTTTACAGAAGAAAAAGAAAAAATATTTAATTATCAACCATGGTTTTTTTTTAAAAAAAAATGGTTAAAAGTTCAACTTAATAAGTGGAAAAAACATAATAAGAATTTTATTATTCATATCAAAGGTATTTCTAATCGATCAGAAGCTAGAGAACTAACTAATTCAGATATTATAATTAATAAAGATGTATTGCCTGTATTAAAAAAAAATGAATATTATTGGAATGATATTATCAACTATAAAGTGTTTAATTTAAACCAAATTTATTTAGGTAGAGTTATTAATTTAATACGTACAAAACATAATGATATTTTAATAGTCGAAAATTCATTAAAAACATTAAAAAAAAATATTTTTATTCCATTCATCGATAAAAAAATCATCAAAAATATAAATACCAATTATAAATTTATAACAGTTCAATGGAACTAA
- the rpsP gene encoding 30S ribosomal protein S16, translating to MVKIRLARYGTKKRPFYKLVVADSRCPRDGRFIERVGHFNPISKGKTHDLKVNLDRIKYWKEKGAKISKRTQKIIKLSDKEVIL from the coding sequence ATGGTAAAAATTCGTTTAGCTCGATATGGAACAAAAAAACGTCCTTTTTATAAGTTAGTAGTAGCTGATAGTCGTTGTCCTAGAGATGGTCGTTTTATTGAGCGTGTAGGCCATTTTAATCCCATTTCCAAAGGAAAAACGCATGATCTCAAGGTTAACTTAGATCGTATTAAATATTGGAAAGAAAAAGGAGCTAAAATATCAAAAAGAACACAAAAAATAATAAAATTATCTGATAAAGAGGTCATATTATAA
- the rplS gene encoding 50S ribosomal protein L19: MPNIIQEIEKKQLKKNIPIFRPGDTAEVKVWVVEGSKKRLQSFEGIVIAIKNRCLNSSFTVRKISNGEGVERVFQTHSRGIEEIIIKRKGLVRKAKLYYLRTRTGKAARIKEKIN, from the coding sequence ATGCCCAATATAATTCAAGAAATAGAAAAAAAACAACTAAAAAAAAATATACCTATTTTTAGACCCGGAGATACTGCAGAAGTTAAAGTATGGGTTGTCGAAGGTTCTAAAAAACGTCTTCAATCTTTTGAAGGAATAGTCATAGCAATAAAAAATCGTTGTTTAAATTCATCTTTTACAGTACGTAAAATATCTAATGGAGAAGGTGTAGAGCGTGTTTTTCAAACGCATTCTCGTGGTATTGAAGAAATTATCATAAAAAGAAAAGGTCTAGTTAGAAAAGCAAAATTATACTATTTAAGAACACGAACAGGTAAAGCTGCGCGTATTAAAGAAAAAATTAACTAA